In a single window of the Clostridia bacterium genome:
- a CDS encoding DUF4349 domain-containing protein → MKRKILCLFIVLTVLVYMTAGCGKKSESTSSEGMAVASDSFRANGIAKPESDGKTMADQKADNTSMTENEIAGIMGNGAEGGNASNALLSRHKIIRNANVTIQVKNFDFTYGKIQTLVEHSGYGYIQQSRVSKESSQTKSGMVVVRVQADKFSDILSNIKGLGEVIDASENTEDVTEKFYDVESELRLLRYEQNRLEQYLNKLTKPDDIFKTESRLTEIRHQIESLTGTLNKLSDLVKFSTIIININEKEPGSDNDGAGGKSYWSKLANGFGDSFKGVRNFFASLVLFLAQALPVLIILVLFSWLAFLLYKRFLRGIRKNRTSDDSVKVKKKEESDEV, encoded by the coding sequence ATGAAAAGGAAAATTCTGTGTCTATTCATTGTACTTACGGTGCTTGTTTACATGACAGCAGGGTGTGGGAAAAAGAGTGAGAGTACCTCTAGTGAAGGCATGGCAGTGGCTTCGGACTCCTTTCGAGCCAATGGGATAGCTAAGCCGGAGAGTGACGGCAAAACTATGGCAGATCAAAAGGCCGATAATACAAGTATGACTGAGAATGAAATTGCAGGTATTATGGGAAATGGGGCTGAGGGTGGCAACGCATCCAATGCTTTACTGTCAAGGCATAAAATCATCAGAAACGCTAATGTAACCATACAAGTTAAGAACTTTGACTTTACTTACGGAAAAATACAGACGCTGGTAGAGCATAGCGGATATGGATACATACAGCAGTCAAGGGTCAGCAAGGAAAGCTCCCAAACTAAAAGCGGTATGGTGGTAGTGAGAGTACAGGCTGATAAGTTTTCCGATATCCTCAGCAACATAAAAGGACTTGGTGAAGTTATCGATGCAAGTGAAAACACAGAGGATGTAACAGAGAAATTTTATGATGTTGAATCCGAACTAAGACTTCTGAGGTATGAACAGAACCGTCTGGAACAGTATTTGAACAAGCTGACAAAGCCTGATGATATATTTAAGACTGAAAGCAGGTTGACAGAAATAAGGCATCAGATTGAAAGCCTGACAGGAACATTGAACAAGCTTAGCGATCTGGTCAAGTTTTCGACTATAATTATCAATATTAATGAAAAGGAGCCTGGCTCGGATAATGACGGAGCGGGAGGAAAGTCATACTGGAGCAAGCTTGCAAATGGCTTTGGCGACAGCTTTAAGGGGGTAAGGAATTTCTTTGCATCTTTGGTTCTATTTTTGGCACAGGCATTGCCGGTGCTGATTATTCTTGTATTGTTCAGTTGGTTGGCATTTCTGCTATATAAGAGGTTTTTAAGAGGTATCAGAAAAAACCGGACATCAGATGATAGCGTGAAGGTGAAAAAGAAGGAAGAAAGCGATGAGGTTTAG
- the fusA gene encoding elongation factor G, whose translation MKDYAVEKLRNVCLMGHGGSGKTTLAEAMLFNTGVLDRFGKVVDGTTTTDYDPEETKRKISISTAIAPCEWKDFKINIIDTPGYFDFVGEVKQGIRVADSTLILVSAKSGVAVGTEKSWAYAKEQGIPKIIFVNKMDDENADFFKVLDQMLEIFGKGIVAFEIPIIEGEKFTGFVDVINLKAKKFDKDKLIDIAIPAGLNDRISSIRDGLNEAIAETDEALMEKFFGGEEFTHDEILKGLRVGISDGSIVPVFCGSASNNLGVQSLMDAVTEYMPSPVDKPVVTGKKPGSEDAVEYKATADAPLSALVFKTVADPFVGKISLFRVYSGTLKSDSTVFNTTTQKNEKIGSLFTMRGKKQIPVDKLVVGDIGGVSKLQATNTNDTLCDQAKQIVLAKIEFPEPAISLAVEPKAKGDEEKISSGLHKLQDEDPTFKVSINTETHQTLISGMGEQHLDVIISKLKAKFGVSVNLTDPKVPYRETIKKKVKVEGKHKKQSGGHGQYGHVWIEFEPGQSEDLTFDEKIFGGSVPKQYHPAVEKGLREAIVKGILAGYPVVNLKATLVDGSYHDVDSSEMAFKIAARLAYKKGLPLATPVLLEPIAHVEVYVPEHYMGDVIGDLNKRRGRILGMNPQDGGIQQVVAEVPQSEMFKYTNDLRSMTQGRGYFKLWFERYEEAPPMVSSKVIDEAKKHMTEDEDDE comes from the coding sequence ATGAAAGACTATGCCGTGGAAAAACTACGCAACGTTTGCCTGATGGGTCACGGAGGATCAGGAAAAACAACCCTTGCCGAGGCAATGTTATTCAACACGGGAGTTCTTGACAGGTTTGGAAAGGTAGTAGACGGAACAACCACTACAGATTATGATCCGGAGGAAACCAAAAGAAAAATTTCCATAAGTACGGCAATAGCGCCATGTGAGTGGAAGGATTTCAAGATTAATATTATTGATACCCCGGGATATTTTGATTTTGTCGGAGAAGTAAAGCAGGGAATAAGAGTTGCTGATTCAACTTTAATACTTGTTTCTGCAAAAAGTGGAGTGGCTGTAGGGACTGAGAAATCCTGGGCTTATGCAAAAGAACAGGGAATCCCCAAAATCATTTTTGTAAATAAGATGGATGATGAAAATGCTGATTTCTTTAAGGTTCTCGATCAGATGCTCGAGATTTTCGGAAAGGGAATAGTAGCTTTTGAAATCCCTATTATTGAAGGTGAAAAGTTTACAGGTTTTGTTGACGTTATAAATCTGAAAGCGAAAAAGTTCGACAAGGATAAGCTTATTGACATAGCTATTCCTGCCGGTTTAAATGATAGAATTTCAAGTATCAGAGATGGTCTGAATGAAGCGATAGCAGAGACAGATGAAGCGTTGATGGAAAAATTCTTCGGAGGGGAAGAGTTTACTCACGATGAGATACTTAAGGGTCTGAGAGTTGGTATTTCTGACGGTTCGATTGTGCCCGTATTCTGTGGCTCCGCTTCCAATAACCTTGGGGTACAGTCTCTAATGGATGCTGTTACAGAGTATATGCCGTCACCGGTTGACAAACCGGTTGTAACAGGTAAAAAGCCGGGAAGCGAAGATGCAGTCGAGTATAAAGCGACCGCAGATGCCCCCCTCTCAGCTCTCGTATTCAAAACAGTAGCAGACCCGTTTGTCGGGAAGATCTCTCTTTTCAGAGTGTATTCCGGTACATTAAAATCCGACTCTACAGTATTTAATACCACAACCCAGAAAAATGAAAAAATCGGTTCCCTGTTTACTATGAGGGGTAAGAAACAAATTCCTGTAGACAAACTTGTGGTAGGAGATATTGGTGGTGTATCAAAACTGCAGGCAACAAATACCAATGATACACTTTGTGATCAAGCAAAACAAATAGTATTGGCTAAGATCGAATTCCCTGAACCGGCAATCTCCTTAGCGGTCGAGCCGAAGGCCAAGGGCGATGAGGAAAAGATTTCTTCAGGTCTTCATAAACTACAGGATGAAGACCCAACCTTCAAAGTTTCCATAAATACAGAAACACATCAAACTCTGATCTCGGGAATGGGAGAACAGCACCTGGATGTAATAATTAGCAAATTGAAAGCAAAGTTTGGGGTGTCGGTAAACCTTACTGATCCAAAAGTACCATACAGAGAAACAATAAAGAAAAAGGTAAAGGTTGAAGGAAAGCATAAGAAACAATCAGGAGGGCATGGTCAGTACGGACATGTATGGATTGAATTCGAGCCGGGCCAGAGTGAAGACCTTACCTTTGATGAAAAAATATTCGGAGGCTCTGTACCGAAGCAGTATCATCCGGCTGTAGAAAAAGGCTTGCGGGAGGCAATAGTCAAAGGAATACTTGCCGGATACCCTGTTGTGAATCTGAAAGCTACGCTGGTTGATGGCTCATACCATGATGTCGATTCCTCTGAAATGGCATTTAAGATCGCAGCACGTCTTGCTTATAAGAAAGGATTGCCACTGGCGACTCCTGTTTTGCTGGAACCGATAGCGCATGTGGAAGTATATGTACCCGAGCACTATATGGGTGATGTTATTGGCGATTTGAACAAAAGAAGGGGGAGAATACTCGGTATGAACCCTCAAGATGGTGGAATCCAACAGGTTGTTGCAGAGGTGCCGCAGTCTGAAATGTTTAAGTATACAAATGACTTAAGATCCATGACACAGGGAAGAGGTTACTTCAAACTATGGTTTGAAAGGTACGAAGAGGCACCGCCGATGGTAAGCAGTAAGGTAATAGATGAAGCGAAGAAGCATATGACTGAAGATGAAGATGATGAGTAA
- a CDS encoding glycosyltransferase family 2 protein gives MDKLFIVIPAYNEEMNIEAVAREWHEVVAKTGDQSRLVIIDDGSRDNTYQKLCGLKEALPYLQPVTKTNSGHGATVLYGYNYALENDADFIFQTDSDGQTLPSEFWPFWEQRNDYAALIGHRNSRQDGFSRVFVTKILKLVLRLIFGLNIADANTPFRLIRKDILNKYVSQIPKDFNLSNIMLTVLLLNSKENVKFMPITFRPRQGGVNSINFKRIVRIGKQAVRDFREIKKNMDKQ, from the coding sequence ATGGATAAATTATTTATAGTGATTCCTGCATATAACGAAGAGATGAATATTGAAGCAGTTGCACGTGAATGGCATGAAGTTGTTGCAAAAACCGGGGATCAATCCAGGCTTGTCATAATAGATGACGGCAGCAGGGACAATACATATCAGAAATTATGCGGTCTGAAAGAGGCTTTACCATATCTTCAGCCTGTTACAAAAACAAACAGCGGGCATGGTGCTACGGTATTATACGGATACAACTATGCTTTGGAAAATGATGCAGACTTTATATTTCAGACGGATTCCGACGGGCAAACCCTGCCATCGGAATTTTGGCCATTCTGGGAGCAAAGAAATGATTATGCAGCATTGATTGGACACAGGAACAGCAGACAGGACGGTTTTTCCAGAGTTTTTGTAACAAAAATACTGAAGCTGGTGCTAAGGTTGATCTTTGGCCTGAACATTGCCGATGCCAATACGCCCTTCAGACTGATTAGAAAGGATATATTAAACAAATATGTTTCACAGATCCCTAAAGACTTTAATCTTTCAAATATAATGCTGACGGTTTTGCTGCTTAACTCAAAAGAGAATGTAAAGTTTATGCCTATAACCTTCAGGCCGAGACAAGGCGGAGTGAATTCCATTAACTTTAAGCGTATTGTCAGAATTGGAAAGCAGGCTGTGAGAGATTTCCGGGAAATCAAGAAAAATATGGATAAGCAGTGA
- a CDS encoding GtrA family protein has protein sequence MKIIKRILKDFPVLREMFLYGIIGSVSAGMDSLVFIGLRYLNVGLYISNFIGINLGITLSFTLNTSFNFKKTDKLAKRAISFYTVGYSGLLLSMGIMFIGTDWLHINENVVKLASVFVVAAFQFILNKFITFRKR, from the coding sequence ATGAAAATAATAAAGCGGATATTGAAGGACTTTCCTGTTTTACGTGAGATGTTCCTGTATGGTATAATAGGTTCTGTGTCTGCCGGAATGGACAGCCTTGTATTTATAGGGTTGAGGTATTTGAACGTAGGGCTTTATATATCAAACTTTATAGGAATAAACCTGGGAATAACTCTAAGCTTTACACTAAATACAAGTTTCAACTTTAAAAAAACGGATAAACTGGCAAAGAGGGCAATAAGTTTTTATACTGTAGGTTATTCGGGATTGTTGCTTTCAATGGGTATAATGTTCATAGGAACTGACTGGCTCCACATAAATGAAAATGTCGTGAAGCTGGCTTCAGTTTTTGTAGTTGCCGCATTTCAGTTCATATTAAACAAATTTATTACTTTCAGGAAAAGATAA